In a single window of the Candidatus Schekmanbacteria bacterium genome:
- a CDS encoding O-acetyl-ADP-ribose deacetylase, with amino-acid sequence MIAVKKGKTKISLKQGDITKEKTDAIVNAANSSLMGGGGVDGAIHRAGGPAILEECKKIVSRIGRCPVGEAVITGGGKLKAKYVIHTVGPIWHGGNRGEKELLEKCFENCIDLALKNGIKSIAFPAISTGAYRYPIHEAAEVSLGKVLSLAEKNIDIDEIRFVLFSDVVFKVFSDTLKKVAQIKE; translated from the coding sequence ATGATTGCTGTCAAAAAGGGAAAAACTAAAATTTCTCTGAAGCAGGGAGATATAACGAAAGAGAAGACAGATGCTATAGTAAATGCCGCAAACTCATCTTTAATGGGCGGAGGAGGAGTGGATGGCGCTATTCATCGGGCTGGTGGCCCTGCTATCTTGGAGGAATGTAAAAAAATTGTTTCAAGGATAGGCAGATGTCCTGTTGGTGAGGCAGTGATAACAGGCGGAGGAAAGCTGAAGGCGAAATATGTTATTCATACTGTTGGGCCCATTTGGCATGGCGGGAATAGAGGAGAAAAAGAGTTGTTGGAGAAATGTTTTGAAAACTGCATTGACCTTGCCCTTAAAAATGGAATAAAAAGTATTGCTTTTCCTGCTATAAGCACAGGTGCATATAGATACCCCATCCACGAAGCGGCTGAAGTTTCCTTGGGCAAAGTCTTGTCTCTCGCAGAAAAGAATATTGACATAGATGAAATTAGATTTGTCCTTTTTAGTGATGTAGTTTTTAAAGTATTTTCTGATACTTTGAAGAAGGTAGCTCAGATTAAGGAATAA